The Candidozyma auris chromosome 1, complete sequence genome includes a region encoding these proteins:
- a CDS encoding frequenin has translation MGKAVSKLSKDDLKSLRERTLFDKRELQQWYKGFLRDCPSGQLSEEEFAKVFKQFFPFGDPTDYCHFLFKLFDTDNSKFIDFKEFIVALSLTSRGDVNQKLEYSFKLYDLNRDGKVYYKEALAITTAIYKMVGPMVTLSEDEKTPELRTAKLFAMADKDPSTDYLDLNDFRRIVKNDPSLLNSLNAYEGLV, from the coding sequence ATGGGGAAAGCGGTTTCGAAGCTCTCGAAAGACGACTTGAAGCTGCTTCGAGAACGCACACTTTTTGATAAAAGAGAATTACAACAATGGTATAAGGGGTTTCTACGGGACTGTCCTAGCGGACAACTCTCAGAGGAGGAGTTTGCTAAAGTATTCAAGCAATTCTTTCCTTTCGGAGATCCGACTGATTATTGCCACTTTTTGTTCAAGCTTTTCGACACGGATAACTCCAAGTTTATTGACTTCAAGGAATTCATTGTTGCCTTGTCCCTAACGTCGCGTGGGGATGTCAACCAAAAGCTCGAATACAGCTTCAAACTATACGATCTCAATCGAGATGGCAAAGTCTACTACAAAGAAGCACTTGCAATAACTACAGCTATATATAAGATGGTTGGTCCAATGGTGACTTTGCTGGAAGACGAAAAAACCCCGGAGTTACGGACGGCAAAACTCTTTGCCATGGCAGATAAGGATCCAAGTACTGACTACTTGGACTTAAACGACTTCAGGCGTATTGTAAAGAATGACCCATCTTTGTTAAACTCGTTGAACGCTTACGAGGGTCTTGtatga